Below is a genomic region from Thunnus albacares chromosome 4, fThuAlb1.1, whole genome shotgun sequence.
ATAATAGAGCTGAAGATTGCAGCTATAACTGAGTAATGgcctatgtttgtgtgttttaggtATAAATAGCCCAGACACTGCCCTGTATGAAAGTCTGAAGCTTCTCTGCAGTCTGCTGGTCACTTTAGTGGGGAAAGGCCTATACGGGACTAATGGCAGCGGTTCAGACGTGCGCTTCATTGACCAAGGTACGTTTTTCTCACATGCactaaaaatacacagaaaagaTACTAATACTTTGTTGACATTTGTTGTAGTGCTGTCTGCCATGTTGATTTTTCTCTATCTCCCTCAACCTATGAGCAGGAGAGAACCTTGTGCTGAAGTGGCAGCTGCTCTCAGAGCTGTTAAACTGCTCTATGAAGATGGTGGCTGTGAGGAGCAGCTGTGGGGCCATCAATGACGCCAGGCTCCAATGCCTAGAAGCCCTGAAACTGGCCATCAAGCTGCAAGCACTCAGCCAGTATGTACATGTACTATTCATGGTGGTGGGTTTAAAGCCTTACATGAAACAGAGTCCAAattatttgaatttaattttaataccatgatttaaataattaattacagGTCCACTGGTATTATGTGACGTTACTGATCATTCTTGAATATTTGTTTTCCCTGTAGTTAAAAtcctacttttatgaagcttgttgtaattaatgtttttcatcttaGATGTTTTGTAGACTGTCAGAGAGGTGCTGATTCAATACTAATTTCTAGTATTTTGGTGGTGTTTGTGAATTGTTATTTTATCAACATACCACTGTATATAGTCAGGGCTAATATGGCCACATTACAAACTCCTGTTAACATCATAAGTGAATtgaatccttttttttgttttgttttagatgTGCTGAGCTGCTGGTGGTGAAAGCAGAGTTGGAGCTGAtgcagggggagagagaggaaagtggATTTGATTTAGACAAAGTCAGGAACCTCCTTGAACTGTGCACAGGTTGGTTGAATGAAAAGCAGTGGCATTGCATTAAACTAGACTTAATTTATATCTCACAGCCCTGAGTTGAAATATTAGTTTTAGAGTGACCTATAAGTGTCACTTTTCTTGAGCTACATAACTGacttctttgttgtttgttgttttcctcaGATTTTTCTGATCAGGAGAAAAAGGCAGAAGTAAAAATCAAACCAAGGAAAGGTCGGCCAGCGAAGAAATCTCAGTCTTCCTTACCTACTTTGGAGGATGACTTAAAGGACATCCTGAGCACAAGGTGGATTTCCAAAGAACCTGTAGTAAGGGATCTAGACAGCTCCCCACCTCTCAAAGCCCAGCCTCGCCGCTGGCTCTCCTCCCTGGCACATGAACCCGACTGCCAGTGCCACTGCTGTTCTGAGCCCTGTCTGGCTCGTGTTACCGCTCGCTGGGCAGCTACACAGGCTGATCTGGTTCTCCAGCTAGATCCTGCTGAAGCCAAAGTCAGTTTGAAACTTCAGTGGGCAACATTAGCCCGCTGTAAGAGCATCACTGCCAAACTTGGAGCAAAATTGGCTAAACTCTTCCCTCACGGTGGCCCTGCTACTGGCTCTGCTAAACCCTCTCTGATGCAGGACGTGGTGGGCAGTGTGTACCTCCGCATGGCCCTTTCTGGATTGGAGCCCAGGCTTAACAAGATCTGTGCTATATGGAAAGTACTTGAAGCTGGCTTAGCATTTGTTGATTCCACACCCTCTCCAGCACTAAGACCTGTTAGAGCAGGTCTAATGGCAACCAAAGCCATAGTGTCTTTGGTTACCCTAGCTGCCAAAAATAACTGCAGCCCAGAGGAGCTGTTCTCAAATGCTTGGACATGGAATGCATCAAAAGGGGATAAAGAGCTAAAATCAGAACAGAAAACGATGCCTCCCACATCCTTGCTGAAGAAACCTAAAAACATCCATATTCCTGACAAAACAAAGGAGGCAAAGAAGGTCAAAGTTGTCAAGCCAAAGATCCAAGTGACAAGCTCCTCAACCAAAGGAAAGGGACTGGTTCCAATGACACCAGTAATGGTGAAGTCTAAGCCCTCTGTAAAGGAGCTTGGCGCTTTTGACTTCAACACAGTGGTCCCTACTTTGGCCTGTACTCCTGTTCAAAAGGTGAAAGCCCCTGCTTCAGTGCAGAGGGCATCAAGGACTGCCCCTAAGCTACAGTTTCATGTGTATGAAGAATTGTCACCAGTTCAAGACAAAGCGCAGCCTGTGCCTGCTGCCCCCAAACGCACAAAGAAATCCCGTTTCAAGGTGGGCATCTATTCAGAGTAAAGGTTTTACTGTCACAAAAAATAAagctttctgtgtttttaaaatatcttgctttaaatattttaatacaggTGGAGTTTAGCGATGAGAGTGACTCAGAAGCCAATACTCAGGCAGAAGCCAAAGAAAAAACGGACGTCCTTAAAAAGCGAGCCACTACGAGAAGAGCTGCTCACAAAGGTAAAACAGCCCCAGATCCACCTGCTGAGAAGGTCCCACCCAAGAGGCAGACTAGGGGTAAGAGTGGCACCGCACTGCCTCGGTCCATCTCTTCTGAGGATGACGAAAGTGTGGGCTGTCAGCCTGCCGcaacaagaagaggaagaaccAGAAGGGAACTGGCCAGATCAGAGATGGAGTGTGTGGAGGAGCCAGACAAAATGAGGACCATCGAGGAGGAAACTAAACATGTTCTGGACTTAAGCATTGAGCAGCTTAGGACATCAGACACTGAGACAGATGACAATCCTGCTTCAAGTAAAGATATGGGTATGTAACGTAACTTTACACTTCCTGACATTAGCACAAAATTAATAGTGCTTTAAATAAACTTACAATTTATTTAACACAGGCTTTAGCTCATAGTTAAGTTTTGGAACATCAACAAGAGTGTCAGATGTGCACATTGATTAGAAATGGCAAGATAAATAATGGCAATCAATCATACAAGAGCTCTGATCTTTCTTCACTCTCTTCAGAAATAGATTTTGAGGTGTTGCGGAGGGATATTTGTTGCGATTTGGAGAGAGGCGACTTGTCTGAGCTGAGGAGCAGAGGTCAGCTGAGAGGCCCACAAACCCACCTTCCTCATCCAGATACCAAGCCAGGTGAGTAATACCGCACCTTTTATGGTATAATATGAGAGCCAGAACAGAACATGTGTTTGTAGAGTAAAGATAAAGGTATCAAGATGTGTACAATAGATCACCTTATCCAGTTTCTTCTGTAATTGTATTTCTTTCAGACAACCTTTCTTTGGAGGATGTTCAGTCATTGCTCCGCTCAGCTTGGTTGGCCCTTCAGCACTTTCCATCTCCTACCATCTATCCAACCCTCTGTGCTCTTCTGGCCTTAACCACGGGACAGCAGGACCCCACAACGACAGCAATGCTGCATTCCCAGTCTTTGGGCATTTCAAGTCGTCATCGCACCATCAGGCATTTAGCCAGTTGTCTCAAGTAAGCATGTGATGTATAGTGTCAAGTCATAATTTTCCACTTACCAACACTGTGGTTTATGATATATCTCGAatactaaaaaaacaacagtgttgtCGACATCTGATAGATCCACATTTTCTCTAACTACAATTCTcacaaattgattttaaaggtTGTCCCATTGCTTTGGTGTGTTATTTTAACAGAAAGCTAAAAAAGACGTCCAGTGAGCTGGCAGACAAGATGGATGCCCTAAGCCTTGATGAACTCAGTCCGACCTCCACTGAACAGAGGTTGTCTCAGTTGGAGAACATCTTTTCCTTTCCAACTGCTGACTCTTCAACCTTTCCCCAGAACCACTGCCAGGAGTTTATGCAACAAATTCAGCACCTACCCCAAGGTAAAATATCATTATTGTCGTGTTTgattagtttgacatttggtTTGCACAGGTGAGTACTTTATGGGAGTTAAAATTGATGGTTCTAAAAATGGAACTTTGTGGATTTTAATCTCAGAATAGATTTCGATAGGTTTGAGATTCTCAGTTATCATTTGTTAAACTTAAAAACTGCATCTGCTAACTGTACTTAGGGTCCAATTTAGTGAGTgtgcacatttttctttcttgacCATAACTTGGAAACTTAAATGAGAGTCTTTAATGCTTTCATGCTCTCAGAGAAGAGCAAAAGCAGAGTGTGATCTCCATTATACTTGTGTAATATATGTTTCTCTCTGTATCCCTCATTTCTGCTACAGgggtgactgtgtgtgtgatgtcagtGCTTGGAGTTAAACCTCGGGAGATGGGTGACGGCATCATACTGTCACGTCTTGAAAAGGGATCTGCCCCTGTTACCGTTCACATCCCCACCTCCAAACAGCAGGTGAGGACAATTAACTATACAACTGCAAGATAGATCATATTTTATATAGCTTATAGTTTTGGTAATATGGAGACACTGGTAGCTTGTAAAAATCTTGCCATGCTCACACTTTCCATTTCTTACCAGCAGTATTAAGTAAAAAGAGTATAAAAGCAAAGCTCTGTAGCTGTAGTGGAAATTAATTCAAGTAAAAAGGCAACTGAATTACAGGATCGTCATAATCAGAACTATCTATTCAAAAAGGTGAATACAGTTCTGCACAGATGGCAATGCCGGTTGGTCAgtccactactttggtccagactgaaataactcAACAACTATTTAGTGGATTGCTACGACATTGTAAAGACATCAGGGGTCCCCAGAGGAAGAATCCTGCTGACTGTGGTGATtccttgacttttcctgtagcaccATCATGAGGTTGAAATTagtggttttaagtgaaatgtctcaacaactattgcaagaattgccatgacattttgtacacaAATTCATGTCCCcgtcaggatgaattgtaataactttggtgatccattAACTCTTTATCTAccgccatcatcaggtcaacattttaattttaatttgtccaatactttgattcATGACCAAATACCCACAAAACGAATGACATTTGACACTTATTGCTAATTGGCAAAATGTTAGGACACACCAACATGCTAAACCATGAttgtgaacatggtaaacatacgTACGCAACATTAGCATGTTGGTAtcgtcattgtgagcatgttagcatgctgaagTTTGTCAAGGCATCACTGTGACTCACAGAATCTCTCACTCCATAAATTAAACAGTGAGCAGCACTAGAATAATAAGCAAATATATTGTAATACTATATCATGTGGAAGAAAAAGACACATTAGTGCTTCCCTGTCCTAATTAAGTTAAAAAGACATTCCCTACTTGTTAGAACTTTGCATAATATATGGTTGACTTTAAGAAACATTCAAGTTTATGATCATCCCATATGATTACTTTGACTCTCTTTTGCCTCTGTGTTGTTTAGCACCCTATAAGTTGGTTAGTCCAGGAGATGGATAATATTCAGGTGGAACAGAAGGTTGTGAGCTGTGTGTCTGAGAAAGCCAAGTGGTGGGAGGGCCGCAGAGCACTGGACTCTCGAGTTGAGGTAAGTGATGAGGAACGAGGGCACTAGTGGGGAGTGTAAGAGGGCTGCAATATAAAATTGTTCAATTCTACTCAGACACATTGTAACTAAATTTCCAGGCATGCGACACGAAGAAATACTTTTGATTTAGGGAGTTTGTTTTGTCTAAACGCCCTCTTATGGTTCCTTCAGCACCTGTtgaaagagatggagggattGTTGGGATGTTGGAGGAGCTTTCTTCTACCCCTTTCACCAGACCATAAGCTCTCCAGTCAGGCCCAGCACCTTTGCAAGACCTTGTCTGCCAGAGGAGTGACGGCTAGTGAGGAGATGTTGAaggtgtgtgttgtttttttttttttcatgttgttgttgtctgttcACACCTTTTTGTCTCCAAAAGCATTTGGAAAAGGAACAGCAAGATAACAACCACTTACACTTCTGACGTGTGTTCCAGGCTGTGCTGTCTGCATCTCCTGTGCTCTCCCAAGAAGACCTTAAAAGATTTGCTCTGGGAGTTTCTCCACTGTGGGACCTGGAGTGTGACCAGCTTCTCCATTCAGCTGTTTCCCAGctcacagacagagaggagcccCATGGTCATGTGGTTCTCATTCTGGACAAGGTAGACTTCATCAACTCCATCAAATACTGAATTTTCCTGTAGtttgatttttacagtaaaggGCTTTTTGAGAGTCACAAAGAGCTGCATAACACTATTATAAAATGTCCTAAGTGAAGTTGGATAATCTTTGATGCTAAGGTGTAGAAGTATCAGCTTCTGTTCTGTTTCCTGTGCAGTACCTTCAAAAGTTGCCATGGGAGAGTATCTCCATCTTAAGGTCTCGCTCTGTGAGCCGGATGCCGTCTCTGCACTCACTAATTGGACTGAGTCTTCAGAAAGAGGTATGATAAAGCCCCACATCTGTTCCAATATTCCCTGTGGTGTAGATGTTCACTTACTTTCTGGTAAGTTAAGTGGTGACTGTGGATGTCAATCTCCTCCTTTTAGACTGAACCTCAGTCCATCCTGAAGCACGGTGTGGATACAAAGAAGGTGTTTTATGTGCTGGACCCTAATGCTAATTTAGAAAACTCGCAGGACCGATTCAAGGAATGGTTTAGCAGGTGAGACCAATACTCATTAAAGTTAAAAGAGAAGTATTtgatttgtctgtatgtttttctgtttctggtCTGTTTCCTTCTCATTTATTACATTACTATTCTCCTTAAAGTAAACTGGACTGGGAGGGTGTGTGTGGAGTTGCTCCTGACTCGGGTCAACTGGAAGATGCCGTTGCGACCAAGGATCTATACATGTGAGTTTGCAAGGAAACAAGCAGAGGAAACAATAGTTGCCTTCTACAGGAATACTACATGTTGAAAGTATCTGGAAGCACAGAAAATGTATCACtatggaataaaatatttacgACTGAAGTGAGTGAAAGGTTTAAAACCTCAAATGCAGGCTACTCATTTtttggggggcgggggggtttACTGAAAATACTTAATGTTGTACATCAAATTTACACACATTGAGAAATGATTTTGTTGAAGAAATCCTTCATGTCTGCATATAAATATTATAGGAGTGTAGGGTATAAGCGATACTACAGTGGAAAACATggtgctttgtttttgtgtgtgtttatttatttttatttttttcatttcatacatcagttgtttttttgagaCACTTTGTTCTATATGAAGCACTTGATAACCTGTTTGCTTTATATCTTCTCTGTCCATGCACCTCTTGTCCCGGGATACTTTAGTTACGTGGGTCATGGTGCAGGTGCACGGTTCCTAGACAGCCAGGCGGTCCTGAAGCGGCAAatgagagcagcctctctgctcttcGGCTGCAGCAGTGCTGCTCTGGCAGTGCGTGGGGATCAGGAGGGACAAGGCATCATCCTCAGTTACCTCATAGCAGGCTGGTGAGACATCTCTACAATTCAAATACTTGCAGTTGAATGACGATTAGTTAAAACATGTAATTTCTGTGAAATCATAAAATTGGTTTGGAGATGTTTTTATAGCTTGATGTTGCAGGTTGATAAAGCTATCAgaacagatttttcttttttatagtGCAGTTTTGTTTTGGCCAGAATAAATCAGCAGCATAACGAATTGAATTTGTAATAAAGCAAATCAACTTTACGACAACACCATGTGACATGATACAGTAGATTAATAAGGAGCAAACTAAATGCTGGTTCAGGAATCATCTGAACAGGAGTGAGTCTAAGGATTAAGTGAGAAGCCATACAAACCACTCTTTTTGTATATGAAGATAACTGTTACAGAGCTTTATTTTTCTTGAAACTAATATAATAGTATGAGGATTATTTATGGATTATTATTCGGAATATTCACAACTTTATTGAACACTCCACAGGTCATTTATggctatttctttttttattccatagCCCTTTTGTTTTGGGGAACCTGTGGGACGTGACAGATCGGGATATTGATCGCTTCACCAAAGCCTTGCTAGAATCCTGGTTATCCGCTGGGTCTGGAGCTCCCCTACTGGATTATATGGGCCCTTCACGTCAGGCCACATTCCTGAAACACCTCATCGGCGCTGCACCTGTGGTCTATGGCTTACCAGTCCACCTGCAGTAGCTAAAATCTCATCCGAAAACAGGATGTAAACATTCTATGCAGTATCTAAATTTTATTGTTTCAGCGCAGAAGCTGGAGGACATGAAACTTGAAGATTTTTTTCCCAAGTTTTGGTGCGCTTAAAGTActgcattttctttatttaaaacaatacattcatttttaaaccaaTGTTATTatagtgtgaatgtgtttaaatatCTTGCTAATTTTTATTGAGTGTTTCAATGAACTTTTAAAGTGTTGGATTGAACAACAGTTTTTGAATAAAAGTGTTATCACTTGTCATCGTCTCCACTGTGGAAATTATTTTGCAACGTTTGCATTGAGTTGGAGCCCCCAAAACCTgaattttttgtatttgcagTATTATCTTGTGGGGACAAGATAACAAGGTCCATTTACTGGGGGAAAAATTTGATTACAGAAGTTCAATATCATGTAAGTACATGTGGATATACATCTTGTAATACAGTCCATCTTTTCCCTGCTGCATTTTGTTATCACAAGATCAAAATTTAGCTTCACACATTTTCAAAGATGTGTTGACAGTTATAAAGGCAAAAAGCTGAAGATATAATGCTCCAGGGGCAGTTGGTTGGCAAGTCATTCTGTTGTGGTTTCATGCTATTTTGGATGTAAATAGTATGTAGAGATCAAGATGCAGATTGTCAGCTCTAATGATGATGGTGTTTTCAGCCAAACTGGATGAGCAAGTCAAAAACAAGGTGCCACAGGACTAGTACTATGGAAGATGAGAGATACTAACATTAAGATCTGATAATTTAATCACAAAGTTTCATTTggatgtagagctgcaacaattagtcgattaatcgagattgacagaaaattaaacggCAACGATTTTGATAATCTATATTTTAAGCTTTTTcattgtgaatgttttctgattttCGTACTACTCTTTCATAATAAACCGATTGTCTCTGGGTATTTGACTATGGATAGCCAAAACAAGCCATTTTGAAGAGGCTTTTTTTCACACCCGCATTCTGCGAAGACCCGCccctgcctctgattggctctgaccctgatattcttaccctaactcAACCATtatgcctaaatctaaccaatcGAACCAACGtaggcaacgagtactagccaatcagaggcagagtagggcgggtcttcacaGAATGCGGGTGGGGAAAAATAGGGGGAGCGATGCATTTTAAAGTAGAGCGGCGCTGTTTCAGACTATTGAACGTCCATCTCCATTACCCGGAAACACAATCATAAACGGTCATTTTCACATCACGCTCCCAACATGGCAGTGAATCTCGCAGacctctctctgcctcagctAGAGGGACTGAAAACCCAACTAGATCAGGTAAATTAAACCAGTTTAATACATTTCCGCTGTGAATGTATTCTTATAAATCTATTGTATGAGACCGATGGGACTTTATGTTGCTAGCCTTAACGGTACAAACGTTAGCTGTTAAACATCCAGTCACACGGTGTGTAACGTTAGCTAAATTAATGTTGAATTGTCTCATCATTTCACGCATTTCTGCAATGTATATGTGGCTGCATTTGCCAGTAAAAAACTGATCTGGAAGAAAGGGATTTGTTCGCTTGGTGATTAATCGgctaatgttcatgtttttcagGAGATTGAGTTCTTGACATCTTCAATAGGTCAGCTCAAAGTGGTCCAGACCAAGTATGTGGAAGCTAAAGATAGTTTGAATGTcctgaacaaaaacaataaaggtGAGTAACGTTACAAGACGCTGTGTGACTTCATGCCCCACCAAACCTTTACTAGACTGATTTGTATGATTAATACAGCAAACAACAATACTTTGTTCATTATGTAAGAATGGTTCATATATGGTGAATACATCTAACAAGCTGTACACAGTTCAGTCACAGTAATGTGAATAAAATAGGGCTACaattaacgattattttcattattgagtagtttgtccattattttctcattaatgCCGAGTcagtaaaatgtcagcaaatgatgaaaaatgttgattactgTTTCACAAAGTCTAAAATGcaaacctaaaatgtctttttttgtccatggcccaaagatactcagtttacaaACATTAATCATTACAAAGTGACTTAAAACAACTATTCAAAGtagttggtgattcattttctgttgatcaactaatcaactaatggttgcagctcgAAAATCTATTCTTCTACTCAAAGGGCTCATTGTAAATCAGAAGTTGTCAAAGGGACTTGTGTTGCAAAAAATATGCATTATGTCTATAAAGTTgtattgttttcagtttgattaaAATTGGtaatttttcttctctctctcatacagGAAAAGAATTACTCGTGCCTCTTACAAGTTCTGTATCCTTCTGTTTCAACCAGCTGGTCATATTTTGCCCTGTATTTGTGATGTTTGAGAACCTATGCTTTAAATGAGCTTGTGTGTCTgcatgatatatatatatatacatatatatatatatatatatatatatatatatatgtatatatatatgtatatgtatatgtatatatatatgtatatatatatatgtatatatgtatatgtatatgtatatatgtatatgtatatatatatatatatatatatatatatatatatatatgtatatgtatatatatatatatatatatatatatatatatatcatgcagacacacaagctcatatatatatacacatatatatatgtgtatatatgtatatatatatatatatatatatatatatatatatatgtatgtatgtatatatatatatatatatatatatatatatatatatatatatatatatatatatgtatatatatatatatgtatgtatgtatgtatgtatatatatatatatatatatatatatatatatatatatatgtatgtatgtatatatatatatatatatgtatatatatatatatatatatatatatatatatatatatgtatgtatgtatatatatgtatatatgtatatatgtatatatatatatatgtatatatatatatgtatgtatgtatatatatttatatatatatatatatatatatatatatatatatatatatgtatatatatatgtatatatatatgtatatatatatatatatatatatatatatatatatatatatatatatatatatatgtatatatatatatatatatatatatatgtatgtgtgtatgtatgtatgtatgtatatatatgtgtgtatgtatgtatgtatgtatatatatatatgtatatatatgtatatatatgtatgtgtatatatatatatatatatatatatatatatatatgtatgtatgtatgtatgtatgtatatatatatatgtatatatatgtatatatatgtatgtatatatatatatatatatatatatatatatatatatatatatatatatatatatatatatatatatatatgtgtgtgtgtgtatgtgtgtgtatgtgtatatatatgtgtgtgtgtgtatatactgtatatgcatgtcCTTGACATCTCTGCCTCTCAGATGTACGTCCCTGGAACATTAAACGACGTGGAGCATGTTTTAGTGGATGTGGGGACAGGATACTATGTTGAAAA
It encodes:
- the pfdn5 gene encoding prefoldin subunit 5 — translated: MAVNLADLSLPQLEGLKTQLDQEIEFLTSSIGQLKVVQTKYVEAKDSLNVLNKNNKGKELLVPLTSSMYVPGTLNDVEHVLVDVGTGYYVEKNVEDSKGFFKRKIDFLTKQIEKIQPALQEKHAMKQAVIEVMNVKIQQLQQSQQSSVGTTKA
- the espl1 gene encoding separin, encoding MKCLKVDEYIKRTASVKETELLLQELENYVKSRPGLQGRTLCDRVIRACNHHLGVGSPDFDHINQLVKLVELSLHGYDISAALVAQSSPLYMEKIIFHIVKKLSSLEVHSLCSHVAGVLYSRLTPAQQAEDYCVLVRSCFSVLWNGLSAAKDRKILNPRDKLHCQIQALSFLLLLDTESATPSFSKAPIYTEDAVAEFERSCEVLTKEDASFLLQEMHTLFYRCWTGGQGCEGDGSKQLIETSVLHTLSEVVLIIVKVLCKSGHYDLASTFLNEIESKVRDCADCQCTALVLGKWAVKVHSTMKSKEESGQALTECARALRSLSNDLGDREAHAVLEGCGLVVWAVESGHSKALSGPVLLAWFSFLEEHQERILKVLKKNTTCQTEGNRLQQALGFNIYQGFVFAYESMLASQLEKNDTLDRVLLYCQSTAGQMMTELRKLSSDSLLIKAVIAVSNLACGLYNRRLYDQAFMLVEILCKDLCKNCPVSLSVDRLNRPFMLAVQTSRRAGQLERALDWVILWLKALGDKITVHMAEPISLWVKTKVDAARNSEEDIRLRTLRDGFGPDVPDEGVMLCILDEELRAYKDVAGDTAQERYNTLCDLLNICHEESSHTHLRAVYLCEMAQVVCFQDFSEHTDCTAVDFTHEALRLLGEEPETPENADRLKDDKAHALLWLYICTLENNLHEAIERDKKLREVREQTHCVDNPIGTNDFDYEDKQKSQDSILVYEGLHFSLAAENKLCKPLEQALGEWSALLQSEVLPSVRNPKQTCSSIVVTAALFRLMGKPLKALEAYQLAIGLSRQLVDAQGCASSLCQSASLLLDVGSPELALAQLEQAEKILTSDTSAEGPSSLSMLAILLKAQYCYSTGQVDRGVPYLCEVLKEVNEQRQSKSWYLLRARALQTCSSYLSLDTDELPQAQRGRVTQHGINSPDTALYESLKLLCSLLVTLVGKGLYGTNGSGSDVRFIDQGENLVLKWQLLSELLNCSMKMVAVRSSCGAINDARLQCLEALKLAIKLQALSQCAELLVVKAELELMQGEREESGFDLDKVRNLLELCTDFSDQEKKAEVKIKPRKGRPAKKSQSSLPTLEDDLKDILSTRWISKEPVVRDLDSSPPLKAQPRRWLSSLAHEPDCQCHCCSEPCLARVTARWAATQADLVLQLDPAEAKVSLKLQWATLARCKSITAKLGAKLAKLFPHGGPATGSAKPSLMQDVVGSVYLRMALSGLEPRLNKICAIWKVLEAGLAFVDSTPSPALRPVRAGLMATKAIVSLVTLAAKNNCSPEELFSNAWTWNASKGDKELKSEQKTMPPTSLLKKPKNIHIPDKTKEAKKVKVVKPKIQVTSSSTKGKGLVPMTPVMVKSKPSVKELGAFDFNTVVPTLACTPVQKVKAPASVQRASRTAPKLQFHVYEELSPVQDKAQPVPAAPKRTKKSRFKVEFSDESDSEANTQAEAKEKTDVLKKRATTRRAAHKGKTAPDPPAEKVPPKRQTRGKSGTALPRSISSEDDESVGCQPAATRRGRTRRELARSEMECVEEPDKMRTIEEETKHVLDLSIEQLRTSDTETDDNPASSKDMEIDFEVLRRDICCDLERGDLSELRSRGQLRGPQTHLPHPDTKPDNLSLEDVQSLLRSAWLALQHFPSPTIYPTLCALLALTTGQQDPTTTAMLHSQSLGISSRHRTIRHLASCLKKLKKTSSELADKMDALSLDELSPTSTEQRLSQLENIFSFPTADSSTFPQNHCQEFMQQIQHLPQGVTVCVMSVLGVKPREMGDGIILSRLEKGSAPVTVHIPTSKQQHPISWLVQEMDNIQVEQKVVSCVSEKAKWWEGRRALDSRVEHLLKEMEGLLGCWRSFLLPLSPDHKLSSQAQHLCKTLSARGVTASEEMLKAVLSASPVLSQEDLKRFALGVSPLWDLECDQLLHSAVSQLTDREEPHGHVVLILDKYLQKLPWESISILRSRSVSRMPSLHSLIGLSLQKETEPQSILKHGVDTKKVFYVLDPNANLENSQDRFKEWFSSKLDWEGVCGVAPDSGQLEDAVATKDLYIYVGHGAGARFLDSQAVLKRQMRAASLLFGCSSAALAVRGDQEGQGIILSYLIAGCPFVLGNLWDVTDRDIDRFTKALLESWLSAGSGAPLLDYMGPSRQATFLKHLIGAAPVVYGLPVHLQ